A region of the Kwoniella shandongensis chromosome 11, complete sequence genome:
TTGCAAAATCTCTTGGACCAACTCGGCAACCGAACTCTCGTAGGCGAAAGCTCGAGGGTCGTCCCACGTAACCCAAGTATCGTCGGCTGGGAATCGTCGCTTGACTTTATCGTTCAGAATAGCGAGTCCGTTAGGACACATTTTGGTGTAGTCCTGGATGTTCTGGATGAACCACCCTGCAGATCGAATAACAGTCAGCAAAGAGTCTCCTTCGCGTGATGTTTCCACGAGACAGTCAGGAGTTTTGGGGTCGCGCTGTTGATGCTTAAAAGATGGTACAAGGAGAAGTGAGAACGGTAACTTACAAGGACCATCTCGACAATTGTATCGAGGGTTTCTCGTGGAGTCCAACAAGTTGGGGATCAAACCATGCTTTAGTGTTGTACCAAACGCAATGATGTGTTCGCGAGCAGCCACAAAGTTGCCGGTAGTCAAGAAGAGACctcgaagggagatgaaCTGCAAGAAAAAGTTAGCGAACGTATCCATCCTGCATGATTTTGTGGCCCATGAAGATCTACTTACCACATCTCTACCCCAGCATCTCGCCCATCCAGCCGCAAAGTGCGGTAGTCCAGCTGCCAAGCTAGCAACCGGTTTACTAGGACTAATACTTGCGCTCTTCACCAATCCATACATTTGAACACTGCAGAGTGCCAAGTCGTGCGTGAAGTTGTGACCAGAGGAGATGAACTCGGAAGATTGTTCAACCACTGCTCGTCGAGCAGCCTTGTAGGCTTCATAGATGACAAGAGCGAAATATTTCGGTCTCATGAATGATGGAACAGAAGATTTGATGAGTGAAAGTCGTTCAGAAAGCCACTCAATAGGTTTGGCAAGACGAGGGAGATCGCCAGTTTGCCTGCAAGTTTGCGTCAGATCAGCGTTAACAGACCTGAAAGGGGCATTCGAAAGCTCACTTCTCAAGACGCTTGAGGACGTAATCAATGGCCCATGTGCCTTCTCGAAGATGGGCACATAATGGATGACCCAAGTCATTGGTTTTGATTACTTCTCGCAATGGGTGCATCCACCCCTCGAGGCCGCAGTATGTAAGCGAGCCATAGTTAGGGATAGTGTATACACCGTCGCCTCCTAGAAGCGCACACAATGTCAATGCCAATTCAGTCGCCTCTCTAAGCGATTGGACCCACCAGTAGCGTCCCGCTCTTCACCGTCAGCTCGATGGAGGACGGCGTTGAGGTCGACCAAGTCGAGATCGGCGTAAGCTTCTTGTGCGCCTGACTTGATCAACGAATCGAGATCGGGAGCAATGCCCTGTAGTCACTTGCATCAGCTTTCGCTCAAGCAAGGGTTTCGGTCGAAGTggatactcacctccatgtcGGTACTGAAGACCATGATGGATCCAGGCTCGAACACATCGGGGATGACAATTTCTTGAtactctccatctccatctgtGCCTGTTGAGATGACAGGCTCCGGGACCTCGGTAAGAGTTGATGGAATACCCTTGTGAGTCTTTGCGTCGTCCTTCCACTCGTTGAATCTTGTGGAGACGGAAGCACCGAAGAGGTAGTTGATCTTAGTTCGAGCGAGTTTGATAGGTTTGACTGAACCAAGAATCAGCATGCACTACAAAAACCGATGGACTGCGGTACACTTACTCCACCCTCGTCCACTGAAGCCCTTGAAGGCGGTGTGAGCAATGAGCATGAAGCCCTTGTGGGTGACTGGGTGAACTCGGTGGATCATGATGTACTACACTTCGTATCAGCACTACAGCAGCACAAACCTGAGATGTTAAACTACGTACCTGTCCTTCCTCGTGTACGTGACCTTCTGAATATCCTCCGACCATCATCTCCGTGTGCAAGTGGTTAAGCACTCTCTTCACTTTGCCAATACCATTCTCCTTTTCAGCGGTGCTGACCTCATACAACCTGTTGTCTGTGACAAGGTCCAGCAACTTCGGGTACAGATCGTCAAAGCCTTTGTTGGAACCCAAAGCAGCGGCGGAGAATGTGACAAGGGCACCAGTGGAGAGAGCGTCTTCAGCAGTACGCTTGTCGAAGGGCGATTGGTTATCGTGTGTCAAATCGTAGAACACAGCATGAGGTGACGAGCCTTGGAGCGGGGTAACCACACAGGGTCGAGGTGCACCTTTGCCGAATGGAGGAGCAAGCTCATCATTGCTCGAGAGACAAGCAGCATCCATGGAGCCTTAATGTAGAGTTAGCTTCGATCAACGTTGTACCGCCCAGAGCAGTACTTACCGACAGGCTTGCCAAGACCGAATCTCCAAAGACTGCATAAAGACGAGTAAGCACAGTCTCCACTGGTCTCGACAGGCGACTCAGGCTACTCACAGATCCGCAAAGTTCTTGACGCCATCGCCGTTATACGCCTCTCTCACCAAACTGTTGATACCCAACTCTCGGACAAACTTCAAGTCCATCTCTTGACTACCTGTGAAGAGCTCCGCCATGATATACAAGTTGGGattcacccttcttcctgcaTCAATGACGGCTGCACCAAGCTCGAGAGGAGTGGAGTGACAGTTGTCCAATCGGAAACCGTCAAAAGTAGATGCGAGTAGTTCGGCGTATTTGATCATGTGCTCCCACAACCAAGGGTTATCCTCTGGTCTGGTACCAAATCGAAGCTTGACACAGTCGTCCCAGACGATGACTTGTCGACGAAGGTAAGCCTTGGAAGGGTATTCGGCAAAGTTCTTGAGGGGGTCGGCGCCCCACATCCAACCGTTGTTGGCAAGAACCAACGCGCTGGCTGGCTGCTTGGCAGTAGTGTCGTTTTTGGGAACGCGGGTGAAGTATCGTTCGATGAGAGCCCGTCTATGAATCGTGAAAAGTCAGCGGAAACCTAGAGTGTCGATTATTGATTTACTTACTCTTCGGTGATAGCTCCCATTTTGGGCCCACCATCTTCCAACCTGGTGAATCTTAGTCGTCCGACGACTCCGTCGATAGCGGCCTTGAGATCATCATCGCATTCCGCATACAAGTCAACattgacgatgtcaagaaTCTTGCCCCACTTGCTTGCAAGATCTTCGGGAGACTGTCCAGGATAGGCTGCTTGGACGAAACCAGCTGCTATGTCAGGTCGAACCGTAGTAGCATATCGACCAGAGTATGCTCGGAAATTGTCGATCATGCCTGGTTCGTTTCGGACGATACTGGCAAGTTCGCCTTCTGATTTACCAGCAACATTCTCTCCACCCCATGCTTTGGGTTTAGGGGTGTTGTTCAGCAAGCTGGCAGCTACAGCGGTGACTGAGCTCCGGACGTCGAATACGTAGTACTCCCAAATTTTGGCATCGTCGATCGCATTCTTGATATGAGGGATAATCGATTGGAGATCTGACTCGGTGTGGAGAGTAGTCGGCAAGCCGAGGGAGGAGAGTTTGGAAGTGAGTTTAAGAAGAGCGTCCTCCAGCTCGACAGCAGGGGCAAGATGAGGAGTGTTGTTAGGTGAGTAACCTGCGATTAGGATCAATACGAGGCTCGTGATGAGTCGCTCAACGAATTCTCACCTGCTTCTGGGTGACTTTCCAACCAAGGGGAATCAAACGCCATGTGGTTCAAGACAACATCCGTTACACCTCCCAAACCGTACTTCTCCTTGGCAAGCTTGACAacatcctcaatctccttgagACCACCGTCCTTGGCATCGGCGTTCTTCAGAATAGCCTTGTCGTAAGTGAGCTGATCCTTGATACTGTAAGGACTGCCTGAGCTACCtcgttgttgaagaggagcCCAATGCAGCATGTTGTATCCCCTTCGGCTGGCTTCAGCGAAATGGGGCTCCCAGTCGGTTGTGGGGCCCATCCATTTGGCGAGCACTGAAAGGATGATGAGACCGTCAAGGGAGACATTCGCCGGCTTGGGAAGGATAGCGCCTGACGAAGAGTCGTGAAGAGGGTTCTTCGCGGAAGTAGTAtcggaagggaagaaaggggtTCGCTTGGGAAGGGAGACGATTGGATCGACGTTGAAGTAACCTTTTCGGCCGGTGATTCTGGGAGACGAAGCGTTGGGGCCGTCGTACTCGATGAAGTAGCAGAAAGCACCTGGGGCAGATATAGGAAGGTCGATTTGGATAGGTCTGAAAGGGATTTTTCAGTAAGCTTTTACTCTGTCCATACGCTGCAAGGGGAAAAGGAAGCTTACTTGCTGAAATCCGAGGGCagtttcctctccttccattcgCCTCGCTGGAAGACTCCGCCGTCGATGGGAAAGTCGCTCTTCAACACTCCGTTCCTGGAAACGTCTGTTCCGGGTCGAATGGAGAAACGAAGAACGTAGGGGCGGACGGGTGGGGGAAGTCGAATGTACTGAAGGAGAATATGTCTGTCAGCTGTCTTCTTTGTTGTGAGGAACTTATGAGCTGCACGCGAGTTCACTTACGCTCTTGTTCTCCGCGGGACCACCGTCGTCCTCGAGCAGAAGCTCCCAAACTTGAACCGGTTCTCCGTCGTGATCAccggtgaagaaggcgataGCCTCGTCCTGAGGTGTCTTTGGCGTTCGTTGCCCCTCGCTGCCGGCAGGGCGCCCATTGGCATGTCCCTTGGCAGGCAGCTTGATGCTGGTAGGTTTTGTGATAGCCATTGTATGTGTGGTGTATAATTATAAGATATGAATTAGAGGAGAGAATCTATTGGTACTGTGATGAAAGGAAGCGTGTCCTTCGTTCTGATGAGGCTGAAAGGAagcaaggagggagagaaacgCGAAAAGGCTGGCTTGGTATTGCAAAGTGTATCGCGAGAGATGCGGGGTGTGGATAAGGATAACAGCTCACCAGACAGGtatcaaagaggatgagagataTGTCTTTCGAGGCAAAAGTGTAAAGTTGCAATATGATGATTGATATTGACAGCGAGCAGATGGCTATTCGTGACTGGACCAGTTTGGTCTGGTTGATTGAGTGATTGATGCCGCATTCGACACAAACCAGGGACACGATGAGAAAAGTGACGTCCGTGGCTTAAAAGGGGGGAGATCCGGGGCATTAATGCGGGACAACGTGGCTCCAGAAAAACAATATCTGTAACGTTAACGAGGAAATCACACGTCACATACAGTCCTAGCCAAGACGATGGCTCGTGCGTTTGAGGTTGTATTCGATACCAAGTTAACCTGCTATTGCTACAATGCGTATCGTGTTCCGTCTGATCATCGTATAGCTAGCATTCACAACACCATGCCAGCCTTGCCTGCCTTCCTACAACGCCGTCCGAAAGACCCAgtacctcctccaccgatcACTACCTACTATCTatcttcaccaccaacaGCACCGTACCCAAACCTTCGTCCTATTCCTCCACCAAACACACCTCGACCATTACCCACCTCgactctcatcttctccctaACTCACCcacatccctcttcttcaccagaAACCGCTTTCTTCTTATCTTGTCTACCTGATCCGATCGGGTTTCTGTACCACTCCGCGACATTCATCAGCAAACATCTGAGCTTGAATGCAGAACAAGGTTTGACGGATTGGAGACATCAGTTGATAGAGTTAGCATTGGAAGACAAAGACGGACTGGCAGCCACGtcaggagggaagataggGGTGAGCTTGAAATGGGTGGGAGATGTGATGCGGACCgtggaaagaggggagagaggtgTAGATGGAGCTATCAAGGAGTTCAAAGGAGTGTGTAAGTTGTCAATCCTACTACGCGACGAGGTCGGTGTCCCCATGCTGATATATGCTGTCTTCGTAGTACTGCACGAGCTTGTACATACAATACAACACGACGGCCATGGTTCGACTCCTGGATGGCTTATCGAATCGATAGCAGACAACGTCCGACTTCTTGCTCATCTCGATCCTCCCCATTGGCGTAGGAGCGGAGCAGGGAACAAGGAAAAAGGATGGGAAGCCGCATACGATGTGGGAGCCCGATTCCTAGTCTGGTTGACTGGAGTGGAGATCTCCCCTTCAGCTGGTCAAACTCAAGCTGCTATACCTGTTGTCGACAGATCAGAAACTCCAAGACCGATCCCAACGTCGACCACTTCAACTGCTCCGGCAGCTATGGCTACTCAATATCCTCTGCCTTCTGTCAATGCACCTCCTCAAGCACCTTTACCCTCCCCCGGGAAATCGAGACCTGGCCCATATCCTGATCTAGTGAGACTGATCGATGCGAGGTTGAAATACGATAGATGGTCAGAAAGTTGGTGGGAGGAGATGACAGGTTTGAGCTTGGAAAAGCTGTGGGAGAAGTATCTGGAATACTACTCATAGTGACAGTGCGAACGGTTGTCGTCATGTACGAAAGTACGTTGGAGAATGTGTTGTATTCCCCATTTGTTGTATGCATCTTTTGTATAGCTAACGAGAGGTCAATGCGTTTCATATGAAGATAGAGGGGCCGAACATGAAATTCAGCCTCGCAGCACATCTTCTGTCTTTCTTCACTACTTATCACACTCGATCATCTTGTGCAAACCCTCTGTAATCCCTGCGACGACCAAGTCGCAGCTCGTCAGcatcttcaatctcttcccctcGACCACCTCTGTGTTACAGAGTCATAAGAACTTTACCGAGCCTCCCAACTACTCGAGCCTCCTACCGAGCTGAAAGACCACGTCCTCTCCTTGATTCCCTGCGAAAGCAGAAAGAAGACTTCTCTCGACTCATGCCATGTTCTCAAGCGATGTACCGCGAGTTTGGACCGAGACTGTACAGGAAGGTTAGGGTCAACTGGACCAACTGTTCAGCGATCCTTTGCGGTCTTGATTGGGATTGCGAGAGTGCGTTCGAACGTCACGCATGCTTGCGacctttccccttgtcaGCCTGAGTCGCTCCATGACTGATATATATCTGCAGATAGCGAAGATGGGCTTCGTAAGGCTGACCGCAGTCCCAAACTCGCACCGTTGAACTCGATACGCACGTTGACTATCGCAGAGGAACAAGGCGCGTGTTGCGTTGCAAACGCACTCGATATCGGTCCCTTCGCAGATGTGGAATTCCAACGCGACTTTGATGAGTCATTACTCTATCCTGAGATTCGGCTTGGGTTTCCCGGTGTTCCTCCACTTGCGAGACCTCATCCTTGAGCCCGATTTTTTGAAATGCCTCAAGACCGGCGAGCCCAGTTTGTAGCTAATGTAACTCATTCACTAAAGGTCTGTCTACGCTCTCAACCCTCAAAACGTTTGCCTTGCTTCTTTTTGGTTCGTACCAGTGGCGCCTAACGCATATCCCCATCCCCGCGTGCTGCGGCTCCATGGAAGATAAGAAGTTAGCAACAATCACATGGCACATCAGAGGAAATCAATCTGTAGCAGAGCTAAATTCAAAAGAACAGCTTATTCGTATCTTTCGCCGCGACCGATTCTATTGCGGTGCCGATTCCGACCCGGCACTTTACACCTTTCCTAGTGTCAAAGCACTTTTCCCTCCTTCGGAGAGTCTAGGAGGAATGGTGATCTTTTTCTCAACATTCCTTGTAAGACGACGGAACACTAGTTGCTAACGATGATCCTATCAAGTTGAGGATGGAGCTTTTCAAGTCTCCTGtaaagatcaagatcaaacAAGCGTGGTCTGAGCTAGAAATCAGTTTCTACAGGGTGGACGGAGGTGCGGCCTGTCAGTGTTGTTGACAAAGTTGAGAAGCAATGGTTAGTCAGGAGGGCGAGGCTATCATTACCGTCTCCACGAttcacactcactcgccTTGATCCTGACCCTTAGACTTTGCTTGAGAAGCACGAAATGGAGCCAGTATGAGACGTAGAAGCAGTTGACGGTAGCTGTGCTTGAGTAACCCAAGTCTGGTAGTGATCATACTGTATGGAATCTTTGGAAAGTCTATCCGCCTCGTGAACAACGGCTTGATTTGCTTTGGTCCAAGTATCCATTCACGGTGCGACAGCAGGTCCGAAAAATCAATCGAGTGGCAGAAGGTACGTGCACTTACTTTCCAGTATGTTGTGCAGCTCTCAAGCAAGAGGTCCAAGCGTTCTCATGAACTGAGTCAAACCCATAAATAACCGTTCATGcattcttctttcctcttcttcccattcatcctctcctttctcaaccTCGCACCGACCTGCTCCTCGCCTCCTAAAATAGCAGTAGCAACTCAAATTACTCAAGAGTCAAGATGTCTACCAAATCCTCAACcacggtggtggaagtggcagAACCCCTTCGTCGCCCCGGAAAGACAACTgcctttccttcttcctccccattCCATAGTCTGCCCGCCGAACTCAGACTTCATATCATTTCTTACCTTCCCTCCAAGAATCGACAGAAGACTCTTGTCAGTCTAATGAGATGCTGCAGCGATATGAATAGCGATTTCGGCTGGATGTTGTACCAGAAGATCACGATCAATGAGCAGAATGGGAAAAACGTGGTGTATGGTATCAACTGGGCTTACGAGTGTGAGTTtcatttccttccttctcgttcaacATCTTTGCTTATGCCTCGTCGCTGTAATGGCAGCGATCACGGAGGGAGGAGATCCAGTCCGTAAAGCAAGTCATCATCGTAAAGTTGCTCTCCTCAACGTGACGAAATCGCTCGCAATAGCCGATCCAGAGGGTGCATTTTGGGTCGCCCAAGCACTGGACCTCGACAACGCCTCGAAGATCACGGAAATTGGCGGgaagtcaaagaagaagaaaagtcGAGACCCAGCAAATCGTCCTCGACAGGGTcaaccaatcttcctcaGGCTGGAAGATCTCATACTTGGTCCGTTATTCACTCGTTGGCTCAAGAATCCAAAACCGGCTAGTACAGTAGAGGCTCTCAAACTCGGCTTACGACCTCGGAACGTCTGCCTAGGCTCGACACACACCCTTGAGAGGCCTCTCCAGCCTACAGCACAGAAAACGCAACTCAACATGGCAACAACGGCTGCGCTCATGACATACTGGAGACCGGAGACGCTCACGTGGCATGTCTATTGGAATCATGATGTTTTTCGCCAAGAGTTCAACGCGCAGAAGATCCGCGTGTTCTGCCACGATCTTCGCAATAGATGGATAGGTAATCCCGTGATGCCATTCGCATGGACGTATGCCCGACCATTGTTCAGTTACCACCAcgtcggagatgatcaaagaTCTTTTGAGATCCTCGAACTACCCATTCCAAAAGGCGATGAGCCGCCAACAATCGAAGATTTTCTCGACTACTGGGATGAGGAGCATGCTTCGATCCTAAGAGATAAAGTTCGCAAAGGTTGGTCGACGTTGGACATCAAGACGTTCCTCCCAGGTGAAGGGGCACCTTGCCAATGTTGTGGACGGAGGTAAATCATGGATGATGAATCAACCTTAGCCGAACAGATATTTTCGCTTGTACAACATACTGTAGAGTCCGTTCAACCAGAAATTTTGAgcgacctcttcatcgaaCCTCCTCCCATGTGTTATTGGACAGTACTGCGACTCGTACATCCATAGAGACACATATGTATGGATACCCTATAAATTTCAATCGGCGCACAAGCTGCGAATGTGTACGTTCTGACTCTGAGGCGGTAGACAGATTCATCTGAGTGTGTAGCGAGAAGCGGTCTGTGCGCCACGCTTCGGAATACACACCTCAACCACTGTGGATGGTGTCTGAATCGCAGTACATTCTACagtttccttccttcctctacTTCCCTCCAGTCCTCAACGACAGTCTCCGCATCTGATCTGGGCTTCCATACTGTCAACGACACTCCACTCTGTGAACGACAATCACGATCAAATACCGCCCTCACACAGGCTCAcccactcctcctcaacatGGCCGCCACGAAATCAGCATATCAGGGCCCGAACCATCTCCCTATCGAGCTCAAGTGGCATATTTTTTCTTCCATGTACAAGCAAGACAGAATCCGAGCTTTACTCAACCTATCTCGATGCTCGAAGGGTATGAATCTCGCATATACACCTCTGTTGGATGCAATGATTTACGATGACGTGGTGGTGAACGAACGTACTGCTGGAAAATTGATCTATGGGCTGAACTGGAAGCAACCAGGTAAGGTTTCGTAACTCTAGCGGAATACTGTATACAACCCTTCCTTGCTCCATGTCATTTTCTCATGCTCAGCTACAGTCTGACCACAATGTCACAGAATCACCTGGTCACAAGCGAAAATTGGCAAGTCTCAACAAGATCAAAAAGCTTCGAGTCTGGGATTACGGCGGCGCACGCGTGATCGCTCGTGCGTTCGGATACTCTCTCTCCTCGGACCTAGTTGCCAGTACGAACAAGCAGCGCAAAGTACGACCGGTCTTCGAGAACGTCACTACACTCGTTCTTCACAATCAATTCCTCAATGAATCACTTTACCTCGGTCCAAACGACGTAGAGACAGCAATTCGAGAAGGTTTCAGACCTTCAACGGTTTGTATCACGTTCGGCCGACCGCAGGAATGGAGAAGTGGGCGTTCTGGACAACGATCCGGCCTTGTTCAAGAGAGACATTTCCCGAGTATATCCCAGcaggaaaaggaaaagatgTTCAGACGTCTGATGTCAGGATGGAATATGGATCAGATCACCTGGCACCTCGGAATCAACATGTGTGTAATTCAGCCTTGTTTCAAAGCCAAGAATCTTCGGATTTACTGCGACCCTCTCCGAAGGAAGTCATCACTATCCGACACCATTACTAGAGTGTACAACCTGATCAGT
Encoded here:
- a CDS encoding glycogen debranching enzyme, whose product is MAITKPTSIKLPAKGHANGRPAGSEGQRTPKTPQDEAIAFFTGDHDGEPVQVWELLLEDDGGPAENKSYIRLPPPVRPYVLRFSIRPGTDVSRNGVLKSDFPIDGGVFQRGEWKERKLPSDFSKPIQIDLPISAPGAFCYFIEYDGPNASSPRITGRKGYFNVDPIVSLPKRTPFFPSDTTSAKNPLHDSSSGAILPKPANVSLDGLIILSVLAKWMGPTTDWEPHFAEASRRGYNMLHWAPLQQRGSSGSPYSIKDQLTYDKAILKNADAKDGGLKEIEDVVKLAKEKYGLGGVTDVVLNHMAFDSPWLESHPEAGYSPNNTPHLAPAVELEDALLKLTSKLSSLGLPTTLHTESDLQSIIPHIKNAIDDAKIWEYYVFDVRSSVTAVAASLLNNTPKPKAWGGENVAGKSEGELASIVRNEPGMIDNFRAYSGRYATTVRPDIAAGFVQAAYPGQSPEDLASKWGKILDIVNVDLYAECDDDLKAAIDGVVGRLRFTRLEDGGPKMGAITEERALIERYFTRVPKNDTTAKQPASALVLANNGWMWGADPLKNFAEYPSKAYLRRQVIVWDDCVKLRFGTRPEDNPWLWEHMIKYAELLASTFDGFRLDNCHSTPLELGAAVIDAGRRVNPNLYIMAELFTGSQEMDLKFVRELGINSLVREAYNGDGVKNFADLLWRFGLGKPVGSMDAACLSSNDELAPPFGKGAPRPCVVTPLQGSSPHAVFYDLTHDNQSPFDKRTAEDALSTGALVTFSAAALGSNKGFDDLYPKLLDLVTDNRLYEVSTAEKENGIGKVKRVLNHLHTEMMVGGYSEGHVHEEGQYIMIHRVHPVTHKGFMLIAHTAFKGFSGRGWIKPIKLARTKINYLFGASVSTRFNEWKDDAKTHKGIPSTLTEVPEPVISTGTDGDGEYQEIVIPDVFEPGSIMVFSTDMEGIAPDLDSLIKSGAQEAYADLDLVDLNAVLHRADGEERDATGGDGVYTIPNYGSLTYCGLEGWMHPLREVIKTNDLGHPLCAHLREGTWAIDYVLKRLEKQTGDLPRLAKPIEWLSERLSLIKSSVPSFMRPKYFALVIYEAYKAARRAVVEQSSEFISSGHNFTHDLALCSVQMYGLVKSASISPSKPVASLAAGLPHFAAGWARCWGRDVFISLRGLFLTTGNFVAAREHIIAFGTTLKHGLIPNLLDSTRNPRYNCRDGPWWFIQNIQDYTKMCPNGLAILNDKVKRRFPADDTWVTWDDPRAFAYESSVAELVQEILQRHASGIEFREYNAGPNLDMDMRDEGFNQKIWVDWETGLIFGGNRYNCGTWMDKMGSSDKAGNKGLPATPRDGSPIEITGLLKSTLTWLDGLSKAGKFPFKGVKATIKGESRTVTYKEWADLIQASFEKYYYVPSDPAEDGKYVTNSSMVNRRGIYKDVYGTPKDREWSDYQFRCNFTLPMIVAPELFTPEKAIGALQIADAVLKGPLGFKTLDPADSQYRGDYDNSNDSNDQAIAKGWNYHQGPEWVFPMGWYLMAYLKFDRLAGEGKKDPSRTLHYISQTLRKHAHHITHDPWRGLPELTNSNGSYCYDSCNTQAWSASTILDVLEEMHKIGQK